TAGTTAATCTTTTGAAATAACTGAGCCGAGTCTGGGCGCAATAGAATTTGTTCCTATCAATTGAATTGTTATTAACCGGAAGAAATTTGATGGAATGACAAAATTTTTTCTTGATGGAAATCCCCTTATCCGAAGATGAAAAAAGATTTTTCAATATTTGATGGAAAACATTCCTTCCAATTTCGCTACTGTTCAAGCGTTGATTAAGGGAAACTTGTATGATTTTTTCCAATTTTTGATCTGAAAAGTCATCGTGTGGAAACGGGATAAAATTTCTGCGTGAAATTGGCTCGATTGTTGATTTCGCTTCTCCCATAACAAATATCCGCTGAGCTCTTCTGCCGAGATTGGATAATATTTCATAACTCAATCCATTGTAAAGCGCAGAAAGTTCTTCGGCACTACAAATACGATTGATTTCATCGCCCAAAAGGGTAACATTGTCGCCTACTTCCACATTTTCTAAATTTGAAATATCCACAATTATCATATCCATCGTAACTCGCCCGAGAATCGGACAAATCCGATTTCTGATAACCACTTTGCCAAGATTCGAGAGCATGAAAGCATAGCCATCTCCATAACCAATGGGAATAACTGCTACTTTTGTATCTTTTGTGGTTGAGAATGTTCTGTTATAACTGACGCCATGATTGGCGGGTAGTATTTTTATTTGCCCGATTTTAGATTGAAATTTCATCACTGGTTTCAGTTCGATTTTATTTTTCAATTCAGGATTGGGATAAACGCCATAACTCATAATACCGAGTCGAATCAGATCAAGATTAAATTGGGGGAAATTTACGGCTGCCGCACTATTTGAAATATGTTTGATTTGCGGTTCAATACCTACGGATTCAAATTCGGATACAACCTGTTTAAAACGGTCAAACTGGATTTGAGGAAAATCCGAATCAAACTGCTCACTATTTGTGAAGTGGGAAAATAATCCTTCGATTTCCAAATGTGAAAATGCTAAAAATTTGCCGGCAATTTCTTTGGCATTTGTCCACAATAAGCCATCGCGTCCCATTCCCGTATCAAAGTTTATGTGAACTTTGAGAATAATTTCTTTTTCTTCGGCGGAGGTGTTCAAGCTCGCGGCAAAATTCAGATCAGAAATTGAAGGCGTGATATTGTATTTAATAATATCATCAATATCTGTTTTGAATGATGGGCTAAGGATCAGG
This genomic window from Candidatus Cloacimonadota bacterium contains:
- the alr gene encoding alanine racemase gives rise to the protein MKQKTNSFRSWTIINLNNFRYNIEQIRQKIPSKTAIMQIVKADAYGHGATEIAKEAERIGCKWFGVANSDEGVLLRLEEIIGRILILSPSFKTDIDDIIKYNITPSISDLNFAASLNTSAEEKEIILKVHINFDTGMGRDGLLWTNAKEIAGKFLAFSHLEIEGLFSHFTNSEQFDSDFPQIQFDRFKQVVSEFESVGIEPQIKHISNSAAAVNFPQFNLDLIRLGIMSYGVYPNPELKNKIELKPVMKFQSKIGQIKILPANHGVSYNRTFSTTKDTKVAVIPIGYGDGYAFMLSNLGKVVIRNRICPILGRVTMDMIIVDISNLENVEVGDNVTLLGDEINRICSAEELSALYNGLSYEILSNLGRRAQRIFVMGEAKSTIEPISRRNFIPFPHDDFSDQKLEKIIQVSLNQRLNSSEIGRNVFHQILKNLFSSSDKGISIKKKFCHSIKFLPVNNNSIDRNKFYCAQTRLSYFKRLTNEKFKIVCATGKNDLEQYFLKSDVEYRWLLDFHPNLLHSFEIDKIMINDIVLNHRLINNGKKKNLEFECYHRSLSNLQGEEVKFTIDTKTYYPKSKHQLAVYLSEMTKEISIEFDYSQVNIKNAETVSIFTGKEKYPQEISKDGKIILQSKENEWFFPNSGVVFVW